From Amycolatopsis sp. cg9, one genomic window encodes:
- the galE gene encoding UDP-glucose 4-epimerase GalE has product MSEQSNALKLVVTGGAGYVGSVCAARLVEAGHQVTVVDDLSTGHADAVHPDARFIEGDAAEVAGSLLREGFDGVLHFAAKSLVGESMTEPAKYWEGNVVTSLRLLEAMQEHGTPRLVFSSTAATYGEPEQSPIPESAPTRPTNTYGATKLAIDAAITSFATAHGLAAVSLRYFNVAGAYGAFGERHATETHLIPLVLQVATGDREHISIFGDDYPTPDRTAVRDYIHVVDLADAHLLALKHATAGEHRIYNLGNGTGFSVLEVIEACREVTGHAVPAAVAPRRAGDPSVLVAASDRAREELGWKPERTELTGIVRDAWEFTQARRAAQG; this is encoded by the coding sequence GTGTCGGAGCAGAGCAACGCCCTGAAGCTGGTCGTGACGGGCGGAGCGGGGTACGTCGGCAGTGTCTGCGCAGCCCGGCTGGTCGAAGCCGGGCACCAGGTCACCGTGGTCGACGACCTGTCCACCGGGCACGCCGACGCCGTCCACCCGGACGCGCGGTTCATCGAAGGCGACGCCGCCGAGGTGGCGGGCAGCCTGCTGCGCGAGGGCTTCGACGGCGTGCTGCACTTCGCGGCCAAGTCGCTGGTCGGCGAGTCGATGACGGAGCCGGCGAAGTACTGGGAAGGCAACGTCGTCACGTCGCTGCGGCTGCTCGAGGCCATGCAGGAGCACGGCACGCCCCGGCTGGTGTTCTCCTCGACCGCGGCGACCTACGGCGAGCCGGAGCAGTCGCCGATCCCGGAGTCGGCGCCGACCCGGCCGACCAACACCTACGGCGCCACGAAGCTCGCCATCGACGCCGCGATCACCAGCTTCGCCACCGCGCACGGCCTGGCCGCGGTGAGCCTGCGCTACTTCAACGTCGCCGGCGCGTACGGCGCCTTCGGCGAGCGCCACGCCACGGAAACCCATCTCATCCCCCTCGTCCTGCAGGTCGCCACCGGCGACCGCGAGCACATCTCGATCTTCGGCGACGACTACCCGACGCCGGACCGCACCGCGGTGCGCGACTACATCCACGTCGTGGACCTCGCGGACGCGCACCTGCTGGCGCTGAAGCACGCGACCGCGGGCGAGCACCGCATCTACAACCTGGGCAACGGCACCGGGTTCTCCGTCCTCGAGGTGATCGAGGCCTGCCGCGAGGTCACCGGCCACGCGGTGCCGGCCGCGGTGGCCCCGCGCCGCGCCGGCGACCCGTCGGTGCTCGTGGCGGCCAGCGACCGCGCCCGGGAAGAGCTCGGCTGGAAGCCCGAGCGGACCGAACTGACCGGGATCGTCCGCGACGCCTGGGAGTTCACCCAGGCCCGCCGCGCCGCCCAGGGCTGA